In a single window of the Wenzhouxiangella sp. XN201 genome:
- a CDS encoding rubredoxin: MCIVCGLIYDEAEGWPDDGIPPGTRWEDVPEDWVCPDCGAGKEDFEMVEM, translated from the coding sequence ATGTGCATTGTCTGCGGATTGATTTACGACGAGGCCGAAGGCTGGCCGGACGACGGCATTCCGCCCGGCACCCGCTGGGAAGATGTGCCCGAGGACTGGGTCTGCCCGGATTGCGGGGCCGGGAAGGAAGACTTCGAAATGGTGGAGATGTAG
- the thiE gene encoding thiamine phosphate synthase, with product MIESAHVPGSGLYAITPDGWPPGKLLAAVEQALAGGVSLVQYRAKPRPDEGIALELLERCRRHGTWLIINDDVALAARIGADGVHLGRDDDDIALARKALGPNALIGASCYNDLERARRLAEAGADYLAFGSVFASPTKPDAVHCSLDVITRAAAFEKPIAAIGGITLANAAQVFEAGARWVAVISDLFEAEDITQRARDYQELIEP from the coding sequence ATGATCGAGTCCGCCCACGTGCCCGGTTCGGGCCTGTACGCCATCACGCCCGACGGCTGGCCGCCCGGGAAACTGCTCGCTGCCGTCGAGCAGGCCCTGGCCGGCGGTGTCTCGCTGGTGCAGTACCGCGCCAAGCCGCGGCCCGACGAAGGCATCGCCCTTGAGCTGCTCGAGCGTTGCCGTCGGCACGGCACGTGGCTGATCATCAACGACGATGTGGCACTCGCCGCGCGCATCGGCGCCGACGGCGTACACCTCGGCCGCGACGACGATGACATCGCCCTAGCCCGCAAAGCGCTTGGTCCGAACGCCCTGATCGGTGCGAGCTGTTACAACGATCTCGAGCGCGCCCGGCGCCTGGCCGAAGCCGGCGCCGACTACCTGGCTTTCGGCAGTGTCTTTGCCTCGCCCACCAAGCCCGATGCCGTACACTGTTCGCTCGATGTCATCACCCGCGCGGCCGCCTTCGAAAAGCCGATTGCGGCCATCGGCGGTATCACCCTGGCCAACGCCGCACAAGTATTCGAAGCCGGCGCACGCTGGGTGGCCGTCATCAGCGATCTGTTTGAAGCCGAAGACATCACCCAACGTGCCCGCGACTACCAGGAGCTGATCGAACCATGA